The following are encoded together in the Mycteria americana isolate JAX WOST 10 ecotype Jacksonville Zoo and Gardens chromosome 2, USCA_MyAme_1.0, whole genome shotgun sequence genome:
- the ASXL3 gene encoding putative Polycomb group protein ASXL3 isoform X4 produces MMVNKTVPRVVLTPLKVSDEQSDSPSGSESKNGEADGSDKEMKHGQKSPTGKQTSQHLKRLKKSGLGHLKWTKAEDIDIETPGSILVNTNLRALINKHTFASLPQHFQQYLLLLLPEVDRQMGSDGVLRLSSSALNNEFFAYAAQGWKQRLAEGEFTPEMQLRIRQEIEKEKKTEPWKEKFFERFYGEKLGMSRGESMKLTAVQNNHEDESNSLCGSSGTPGPSKQGTFENQEEKGAKIPPLPERDYCPSLCSMEQVPVKDLTADSEDILIPEESIIQEEIAEEVETSICECQEENHKTEHEFSEESVSPAGTNEETEAVQLADSTESCVMMNDVTDTVSHIEIKVELKSECPQEEMSVVIDQLEDCVSPAQSASSRNSVSDTAEKDSESAKELIAPEMQNAALEGSLFTGGGIAVDMELQSDPEEQLSENACISETSFSSGSPEGPCVCIASPGGDTQSTSEEPCTPASLETACSSEVSSTENIEGDIQQKASDENLHTPLMSEISPMSTSPVTSEASLMSNLPLTSEASPASNLPLTSETSPMSDLPLTSETSSVSSVLLTSETSVANSLPLPSETSPVSNSPSNERLILQQRKSPCLLEDSLSTLKEESSAIPKAVQEENLVVQPKQLQTAPENMKVGPLTIIPDTSVLEEPQTKNLSHQPCKSHSEIEKSYIASIPEHSPPEVIKIKNHSVQQRGDKKGTLLPSEVAVLSEGSVGKNIELLPSKPHDKLYTSSLEKATFSEVCRSKSHKLTGSTQSRLESSHSSKSLEPTKSPEVRNESRDPEIPKRKTAEQHSFGICKEKRARIDDDQPSRSASSMSPSDKDQPPREEPRVPPLKIQLSKIGPPFIIKSQPVSKPEPRVSPSTSVSSGRNTGARTLADIKARAQQARAQREAAAAAAVAAAASIVSGAMGTPCEGGKTRTLAHIKEQTKAKLFAKHQARAHLLQTNKESKSQFSSKESTSSLEIPTSTDTKIEGSTGVIIVNPNCRSPSNKSAHHRETTTLLQQPLNTATLPETATEISVHSSDENIPMPQLCEKIISSTSAESNSVPVLYNKSSVSVSVCSTAMSGAIKELSFASSVDKSSVLMSVDSANTAVSACNINMLKTIQGADTPCITVGPKCIDNSNVPVSIDNTVLSNAIDDKRLPIPSSNANNAVSSHYATVPASSIANNLPNHLSGSSVLIPPVGTTNRFSSDKIAITGCNEQSTVSIHTTVRSALSCSEALAVADSVARPPISMFTGNMVTISSYDNATKLNADLLEKSSGARNRMDLSGKSQPVSFTQTAMNRSIPCKVIVDHTTNLNSSLSLSSSVENAENSIDLQSRPVRTEAALQSIACPQVSVISRPEVVSNESLEHSSSFITITAKQDSKNLQAGCSSLREVPLAPQDKLVEVVTPSQGFAEQLRGSSAFKNEADAACANQYNTNNRICWHGEEAMSTDQPVVSHLNSSKHKEYAEQNCLKNVKTEPSSYTQMSELQSRSLLTSIAVPVKSETNESDKCFRMDTEDFTGPEMPAQTAEIATSVQPPQTSKTSVADSMEDSLSLTTETLKRVSSAGGSSCRLSSVEANNPLVTQLLQGNLPLEKVLPQPRSGAKLEINRLPLPLQTTSVCKTAVSERNIVEHPSNSPNPDGKGFTAGSVAPLQIRKRENHPKKRMARTVGEHAQIKCEPGKVSMDTDVKVAPCVISSSMNQLGHGQPFKQEWLNKHAIQSRIVHSPEIKQQKRPLPSCSFQQSLFHIDKNGSFHAEASTSHRQHFYQMSMAARGPIPTAALLQTTSKGPPGCNAFAFSRHLEQKGLGDVNISTAAHQLRLGSVFSPNIQIKEGDDIASASQTLQSKTLVHPPPPPPPLPPPPPPHPNAEVPSDQKQPTVTMETTKRLSWPQPASICSNIKSEPISFEEGLSSSCELGMKQASYDQNEVKEQLKAFALKNADFSSYLLSEPQKPFTQLAAQKIQTQHPQQQQQQQQQLCGNYPTIHFGSTSFKRAASAIEKSIGILGSGSNTATGLSNPNAQIPVQKFADSSNADELELKCSCRLKAMIVCKGCGAFCHDDCIGPSKLCVACLVVR; encoded by the exons ATGGGAAGTGATGGAGTTTTGCGCCTCAGTAGTTCTGCTCTAAATAATGAATTCTTCGCATATGCAGCACAAGGGTGGAAACAGCGATTGGCAGAAG GAGAATTTACACCAGAAATGCAGTTGCGCATCAGACAAGagattgaaaaggaaaagaaaacagaaccttggaaagaaaaattctttgaaaGGTTTTATGGTGAAAA ATTGGGAATGTCAAGAGGAGAATCAATGAAACTCACTGCAGTGCAGAACAATCATGAAGATGAAAGCAATTCTTTGTGTGGATCTTCTGGCACACCTGGTCCTTCTAAGCAAGGAACCTTTGAGAACCAAGAGGAGAAGGGCGCTAAAATTCCACCTTTACCAGAGAGAGATTATTGCCCATCTCTTTGTAGTATGGAACAGGTTCCTGTCAAGGATCTAACGGCAGACTCAGAGGATATACTGATACCTGAAGAATCAATCATTCAGGAGGAGATTGCTGAAGAGGTTGAGACAAGTATTTGTGAATGCCAAGAGGAGAACCATAAAACAGAACATGAGTTTTCTGAGGAGTCAGTAAGTCCAGCTGGcacaaatgaagaaacagaggCAGTACAGCTTGCAGACAGCACTGAGTCCTGTGTCATGATGAATGATGTAACTGATACTGTATCTCACATTGAAATTAAAGTGGAGTTGAAGTCAGAATGCCCTCAGGAGGAGATGTCAGTTGTGATAGATCAGCTGGAGGATTGCGTATCACCAGCACAATCAGCTTCATCCAGAAACTCTGTCAGTGATACAGCAGAGAAGGATTCTGAGTCTGCAAAAGAGCTAATTGCAccagaaatgcaaaatgctgcTCTGGAAGGCTCCTTGTTCACTGGTGGAGGCATTGCGGTGGATATGGAGCTTCAAAGTGACCCTGAGGAACAGTTGTCTGAGAATGCTTGTATTTCTGAAacttccttttcctctggaagTCCAGAAGGACCGTGTGTTTGTATTGCCTCTCCTGGAGGAGACACTCAGTCGACTTCAGAGGAACCCTGTACTCCAGCATCTCTTGAAACAGCTTGCTCATCTGAAGTGTCCAGTACTGAAAACATTGAAGGTGATATTCAGCAAAAGGCCAGTGATGAAAACTTGCACACACCTTTAATGTCAGAAATCTCTCCAATGTCCACCTCACCTGTAACCTCAGAAGCATCTCTGATGTCAAATTTACCTTTAACATCAGAGGCATCACCAGCTTCTAATTTACCTTTAACATCAGAAACATCTCCAATGTCTGATTTGCCTTTAACATCAGAAACATCTTCAGTATCTTCTGTTCTTCTAACTTCTGAAACATCCGTGGCAAATAGTTTGCCTCTTCCATCAGAGACATCTCCAGTTTCTAATTCCCCAAGCAATGAAAGACTTATTCTGCAACAAAGGAAATCACCTTGTTTGTTGGAAGACTCCCTTTCcactctgaaagaagaaagctcTGCCATTCCTAAGGCGGTTCAAGAAGAGAATCTTGTTGTTCAGCCAAAGCAACTTCAGACTGCCCCTGAAAATATGAAAGTTGGTCCACTAACAATTATACCTGATACTTCAGTATTGGAAgagccccaaaccaaaaacctcagTCATCAGCCATGTAAGTCACATTCTGAAATTGAGAAATCCTACATTGCATCCATCCCAGAACACTCTCCTCCAGAGGtgatcaaaattaaaaatcacagtgttCAGCAAAGAGGTGACAAGAAAGGTACACTCCTGCCATCAGAGGTAGCTGTCTTATCAGAAGGATCAGTGGGCAAAAATATCGAATTGCTTCCATCAAAGCCACATGATAAACTATATACCTCATCTCTAGAGAAAGCTACATTCTCTGAAGTGTGCAGAAGTAAATCTCACAAGCTAACAGGCAGCACCCAAAGCCGTCTAGAGAGTTCACATTCTTCCAAGTCATTAGAACCCACAAAATCACCTGAAGTGAGGAATGAAAGTAGAGACCCAGAGATCCCAAAGAGGAAAACAGCGGAACAGCACAGTTTTGGAatctgcaaagagaagagagCTAGAATAGATGATGATCAGCCTAGCCGTAGTGCTTCATCAATGAGTCCATCTGATAAAGATCAGCCACCCAGAGAAGAACCCCGAGTTCCACCCCTTAAG attCAGCTTTCAAAAATTGGACCACCTTTCATCATCAAGAGCCAACCTGTTTCTAAACCAGAACCTCGAGTTTCCCCAAGTACATCGGTCAGCAGTGGGAGAAACACTGGGGCTAGAACTCTTGCGGATATCAAAGCAAGAGCTCAGCAAGCAAGAGCCCaaagagaagctgcagctgcagcagccgtGGCAGCAGCTGCAAGCATAGTCTCTGGAGCAATGGGGACCCCATGCGAAGGTGGGAAGACAAGAACACTGGCACACATCAAGGAGCAAACAAAGGCCAAGCTATTTGCAAAGCATCAAGCCAGAGCTCATTTACTTCAGACTAATAAAGAATCAAAGTCGCAGTTTAGCTCAAAGGAAAGTACCTCGTCTCTGGAGATACCAACTTCTACTGACACAAAGATTGAAGGTTCTACTGGTGTCATTATAGTTAATCCTAACTGCAGGTCCCCTAGCAACAAGTCTGCTCATCACCGTGAGACTACCACTTTATTGCAGCAGCCACTTAACACAGCTACATTACCAGAAACTGCTACTGAGATATCTGTGCACAGTTCTGATGAAAATATACCTATGCCACAATTGTgtgagaaaattatttcatctacCTCTGCTGAAAGTAACAGTGTGCCAGTGCTTTATAATAAAAGTTCAGTCTCTGTGTCTGTTTGCAGCACTGCTATGTCTGGAGCAATTAAAGAACTTTCTTTTGCAAGTTCTGTTGATAAATCCTCTGTTTTAATGTCTGTTGACAGTGCAAACACAGCAGTTTCAGCTTGTAATATAAATATGCTGAAAACCATCCAAGGGGCTGATACTCCATGTATAACTGTTGGACCAAAATGTATTGATAACAGTAATGTGCCAGTCTCCATAGACAATACGGTCTTATCAAATGCCATCGATGACAAAAGGTTGCCGATACCAAGTAGCAATGCAAATAATGCAGTCTCCAGTCATTATGCCACTGTGCCAGCTTCATCTATTGCAAATAATTTGCCAAATCATCTCTCTGGTAGTTCTGTACTGATTCCCCCAGTGGGGACTACcaacagattttcttctgataAGATAGCCATAACTGGGTGCAACGAGCAAAGCACTGTCTCCATTCACACTACTGTTAGGTCAGCTTTAAGTTGCAGCGAGGCCCTTGCAGTAGCAGATTCTGTTGCAAGGCCACCCATTTCAATGTTTACTGGTAACATGGTGACAATAAGCTCTTATGATAATGCTACTAAATTAAATGCTGATCTCTTAGAAAAAAGCTCTGGAGCACGAAACCGAATGGATCTCTCTGGTAAATCTCAGCCAGTGAGCTTTACACAAACTGCCATGAATAGGTCTATACCTTGCAAAGTCATTGTTGACCACACTACAAATCTGAATTCCAGTCTgtcactttcttcttctgttgaaaACGCAGAGAACAGCATTGACCTGCAGAGCAGACCTGTAAGGACAGAAGCTGCCTTACAAAGTATAGCCTGTCCTCAGGTGTCTGTCATAAGCAGGCCTGAAGTGGTCTCTAATGAAAGCCTCGAGCACAGTTCCAGCTTTATCACCATTACAGCAAAGCAAGACAGCAAGAACTTGCAGGCAGGTTGCTCAAGTCTTCGAGAAGTGCCTCTTGCTCCTCAAGATAAATTAGTCGAGGTGGTTACTCCCAGCCAAGGTTTTGCTGAGCAATTAAGAGGttcttcagcatttaaaaatgaagcagatgCTGCCTGTGCCAATCAGTATAACACTAACAATAGAATTTGTTGGCATGGTGAAGAGGCCATGAGTACAGACCAGCCAGTGGTCAGCCATCTTAACTCCAGTAAGCATAAGGAATACGCAGAgcaaaactgcttaaaaaatgtcaaaaccGAACCTTCCAGTTACACGCAAATGTCAGAACTGCAATCCAGGAGTCTTTTGACAAGCATCGCTGTTCCTGTTAAATCGGAAACTAATGAGTCTGACAAGTGCTTCAGGATGGACACTGAGGATTTTACAGGACCTGAAATGCCTGCCCAGACTGCAGAAATAGCCACGAGTGTGCAGCCACCACAGACCTCCAAGACATCCGTTGCGGACTCCATGGAAGACTCCCTGTCCCTGACAACAGAAACCCTAAAGAGAGTTAGCAGTGCCGGGGGCTCTAGCTGTCGCTTGTCGTCAGTGGAGGCCAACAATCCTTTAGTGACACAGTTACTGCAAGGCAATCTGCCTTTAGAGAAAGTGCTGCCGCAGCCCAGATCAGGAGCCAAACTAGAAATTAACAGGCTTCCCTTGCCTTTGCAAACTACCTCAGTATGTAAAACAGCAGTGTCCGAGAGAAATATTGTTGAACATCCTTCCAACTCTCCTAATCCAGATGGTAAAGGATTTACAGCAGGCAGCGTAGCCCCACTACAAATCAGAAAGCGTGAAAACCATCCGAAAAAGAGGATGGCCAGGACTGTAGGGGAACATGCTCAAATTAAATGTGAGCCTGGGAAGGTGTCAATGGACACAGATGTTAAAGTGGCTCCTTGTGTAATTAGTTCCAGCATGAATCAGCTAGGGCATGGTCAGCCATTTAAGCAGGAGTGGCTGAACAAACATGCCATTCAGAGCCGAATCGTTCATAGCCCAGAGATCAAGCAGCAGAAGAGGCCATTGCCTTCATGCAGTTTCCAGCAGAGCTTATTTCACATTGATAAAAACGGCAGCTTTCATGCAGAAGCTAGTACCTCACATAGACAGCATTTTTACCAAATGTCCATGGCTGCAAGAGGCCCCATTCCTACGGCAGCTTTGTTGCAAACTACTTCAAAAGGCCCACCTGGCTGCAACGCATTTGCTTTTAGCAGACACCTGGAACAGAAGGGCTTGGGAGATGTGAATATTTCTACAGCAGCTCACCAGCTGAGGCTAGGGAGTGTGTTTTCCCCTAATATTCAAATTAAGGAAGGTGATGACATTGCCAGTGCCTCTCAGACTCTGCAGAGTAAAACGTTAGTgcatccccctcctccccctccgcccctgccacctcctccccctcctcacccaaATGCAGAAGTCCCCTCTGATCAAAAACAACCGACAGTTACTATGGAAACCACTAAAAGACTTAGTTGGCCTCAGCCAGCAAGCATCTGTAGCAATATAAAATCTGAACCTATTTCTTTTGAGGAAGGTTTAAGCAGCAGCTGCGAACTGGGCATGAAACAAGCTTCCTATGATCAGAACGAAGTGAAAGAACAGTTAAAAGcgtttgcattaaaaaatgcagatttctctTCCTATTTACTTTCTGAGCCACAGAAGCCTTTTACCCAACTTGCTGCTCAGAAAATACAGAcgcagcacccacagcagcagcagcagcagcagcagcagctctgtggaaatTATCCAACAATACACTTCGGTAGCACAAGCTTCAAAAGGGCAGCATCTGCAATTGAGAAATCGATTGGGATTTTAGGAAGTGGCTCAAACACTGCCACAGGCCTGTCTAACCCGAACGCGCAGATCCCAGTTCAGAAATTTGCTGACAGTAGCAATGCCGATGAACTGGAACTGAAATGCTCTTGCAGGCTGAAAGCCATGATCGTGTGCAAAGGCTGCGGAGCCTTCTGTCATGATGACTGCATAGGGCCTTCCAAACTGTGTGTAGCTTGTCTGGTTGTACGGTAG